GCGCCAGTGCCAACGCACGCTCGGCAGACGCCGTGAAACGTTCTCGGTAGGCCGACAGCAGCGCGGGGTCACGCGACAGCTCACGCCGCGCCCACAGCTCCGCGTCGATGTACAGCCCCCCGTCCACAGCCACAAGCTTGAAGCGCGCGCCGTCGATCAGCTCCTGCAACAGGTCGGCCGCATCGTCGTGGCGCGACGCCCGCCGCAAGTCGTTGATCCGCGCGAGGTTCTGCTCGGTCGTCGGCTGATCGTCGATCGTCACGCTATCGCTCTGCGCCAACGCCGACGGCGCGAGCACCAGCGCCAGCACACAGGCCGAGCCCGCCACAACAATACGTCTCATCCATGACATCCGCATCACCTGATTCTAGGCCGTACGCTGCGCCCGCGCCGTACACCGGGCCGTCGGCCACACCTACCCACAGACGTCCCCGCCGTGGGGTTGTTCCTGAGCACGATTCGCCATAGCGTTGATCGGCATATAATGCCCGGTTTGGCCCAAACCTTACACCCATCGCCGCAGAGCAGCCACGATGCCCCACGCCAAGCACCAAACCCCACGCACCGACGCCACCCGCCCCCTAAGCGTCGCGATCGTCGGCGCGACCGGCGCGGTGGGGCAGGAGTTCCTGCGTGTCCTCGACCAGCGCCGCTTCCCGATCGAAGACCTGAAGCTCCTCGCCTCGGCACGTTCAGCAGGCACGGAGATGGCTTTTGCCGGCCGCCCACTGCTCGTCGAAGAGCTCACCGAAGACAGCTTCGCCGGGATCGACGTCGCGCTCTTCTCGGCTGGCGGGTCGATCAGCAAGCGGTACGCGCAATGCGCCGTTGATGCCGGCGCGGTGGTGGTCGATAACTCGTCGTGCTTCCGCATGACCGAGGGTGTCCCGCTCGTCGTGCCCGAGGTGAACCCGCAGGCCGTCGCCGAGGCGAACATCGGGCTAGGCGAAGGCCAGACCCCGGGCATCATCGCCAACCCGAACTGCTCGACGATCCTGATGCTCGTCGCCGTGACCCCGCTGCACCGCGCGGCCGGCGTGAAGCGCATGGTCGTCAGCACCTACCAGGCCGCCAGCGGTGCCGGCGCCGCAGCGATGCGCGAGCTCGAACAGCAGACCCGTGAAGCGCTCGACCCCGCGAACGACGGCCAGGTACTCACCAAAGACATCTTCCCCTTCCAATACGCATTCAACCTCTTCAGCCACAACTCCCCGATGGAGTCCAACGGCTACAACCAGGAAGAGATGAAGATGGTCCATGAGACGCACAAGATCTGGGGAACAACGACACCGATCAC
The sequence above is a segment of the Phycisphaeraceae bacterium D3-23 genome. Coding sequences within it:
- a CDS encoding aspartate-semialdehyde dehydrogenase, yielding MPHAKHQTPRTDATRPLSVAIVGATGAVGQEFLRVLDQRRFPIEDLKLLASARSAGTEMAFAGRPLLVEELTEDSFAGIDVALFSAGGSISKRYAQCAVDAGAVVVDNSSCFRMTEGVPLVVPEVNPQAVAEANIGLGEGQTPGIIANPNCSTILMLVAVTPLHRAAGVKRMVVSTYQAASGAGAAAMRELEQQTREALDPANDGQVLTKDIFPFQYAFNLFSHNSPMESNGYNQEEMKMVHETHKIWGTTTPITTTCVRVPVMRAHAESVNLTFEKPLSEEQARAILSEAPGVSLIDDRAGNRFPTPLDASHQDDIFVGRIRRDISQPEGTALDLFLCGDQVRKGAALNAVQIAELLL